A segment of the Campylobacter concisus genome:
TGAGTGGCAAAACCTCGACAAAGCCCATCGCTGAAAACTCGCTGCTTTTCATATATGGCGTGCCAAGCTCCTCGCTAAAAATTCCCATTAGCTCAAATTCGCCCTCGAAATTTTTCAAAATTTCTTTTAAATGCAAATTTGCCGATGGCTCAAGAGCGGAGACTAAAATTTTCATTTACACACTTTCATCAGGTCTTTTTTTGGGGGCATTATACGCAAAAATTCTTTAAATTTTTAAGAAAGCTGTGATAAAATCCAAGCTTCTAAAGGATAAAATTTGAAAGAAATTTTGATAACAAATGACGATGGATTTGAGGCGGCTGGCTTGCTTGCTTTAAAAGAAGCTTTAAGCGATCTAGATGGTATGAATGTCACGATCGTAGCTCCAAGCTCTGAAAAATCAGCCTGCGCTCACTCTTTGACACTCACAAGACCGCTTAGGTTCATAAAACTTGATGATGGCTTTTTTAAACTTGACGACGCAACGCCCAGCGACTGCGTCTATCTCGCACTTCACGCACTTTATAACAAAAAACCAGATCTAGTGATAAGCGGCATAAATCACGGGGCAAATTTAGGCGAAGATATCACCTACTCTGGCACGTGTGGAGCGGCGATGGAGGGCGTTTTACAGGGCATTAGAAGCATCGCTTTTTCGCAGTTTTATGCAAATAATTCATTAAATGAACTTGGCTTTGAGCTAGCAAAAGAGGTGGTGAAATTTATCGTACCAAAGGTGCTAGAGGGTGAAATTTCGCTAAATCAAAGAGAATTCCTAAACGTAAATATCCCAGCCGTAACAAGCAA
Coding sequences within it:
- the surE gene encoding 5'/3'-nucleotidase SurE: MKEILITNDDGFEAAGLLALKEALSDLDGMNVTIVAPSSEKSACAHSLTLTRPLRFIKLDDGFFKLDDATPSDCVYLALHALYNKKPDLVISGINHGANLGEDITYSGTCGAAMEGVLQGIRSIAFSQFYANNSLNELGFELAKEVVKFIVPKVLEGEISLNQREFLNVNIPAVTSKNFKGYSVVPAGKRTYATHATLNRNPRGIEYYWLGNAALEYEKGEPSDISKVNEGFATITPIKLNMTSYESLESLKGKFDAK